The genomic window TAACCTCTGCCCCACCCAGGACTCGCCGGTCTTGCGAATCGTCGAGGGGGAGCGCCGGTTCGAACAGATGCGCTGGCAGCTCGTGTCCAACCGCGAGCCCGCGTTCAACACGAAGTTATCGACGATCAATGCCAAGAGCGAGACGGCGTTCGACAGTCCGTTGTTTGGCGAACTCATCATCCGCCGGCGCTGCATCGTTCCGATCAGCGGTTTTTTTGAATGGAAGGCGGATGGCCGGAAGAAGCGTCCGTTCAAGATTCAACTTCAGAATGGCGCCATCATGAGCGTCGCCGGCATCTGGGACACCTGGCGGCCCGGCACGCCTCTGGAGCGCCGGTCGTTCTCGATACTGACGACCGCCGCAAATCGCTTCATGAGGGAGATTCACGACCGGATGCCGGTAATCCTCGACCAGAAGGTCCTCGACGACTGGCTGAATCCGGAAACGCACGAACCGCAGGAATTAAAGACACTCATGAAACCCTGTCCCGATGAGTGGCTCGCGGCGTCGGAGGTTTCGGCGCTGGTCAATTCGCCGCAGAACAACTCGCCGGAACTGCTGGAGCCGGCCTCCTCGACGGATGAACCCGATCGCGAACAGGGCCACCTGTTTGAGGATTGAAATAAGTCGAATCGAGCAACACTCCCCTCCGTTTTCAAGGAGGGGT from Terriglobia bacterium includes these protein-coding regions:
- a CDS encoding SOS response-associated peptidase → MCGRVYQTYTEEELYFQYLNKRPLIPLQLTPVYNLCPTQDSPVLRIVEGERRFEQMRWQLVSNREPAFNTKLSTINAKSETAFDSPLFGELIIRRRCIVPISGFFEWKADGRKKRPFKIQLQNGAIMSVAGIWDTWRPGTPLERRSFSILTTAANRFMREIHDRMPVILDQKVLDDWLNPETHEPQELKTLMKPCPDEWLAASEVSALVNSPQNNSPELLEPASSTDEPDREQGHLFED